A genomic window from Triticum urartu cultivar G1812 chromosome 7, Tu2.1, whole genome shotgun sequence includes:
- the LOC125526056 gene encoding WAT1-related protein At5g64700-like: protein MDIKATETKTAVGWEWKAPASMVLVQLFITGMILLSKVSIGGGMFIFALLAYRSLFGAAFILPLALIFERGKWREMGWHATGWIFLNAFIGYAVPMSLYYYGLSDTTPTYAVIFLNIIPLVTFILSLVFRMETLQIWSIAGSMKIVAVVLSVGGTMLISLYKGKTLHLWDRIMKHHHEGQQTTEVAGNHLRGTIFLVGSSITLACWYLIQSKVMKVYPYKYWSSMVTCFVGGFQTALVGIILSRDKNTWKLGWDLNLMTIFYSGALATAGKYNLNSWVVAKRGPAYPPMFSPLSVVFTVLLDSIFIGDEITVGSLFGTIVVIVGLYIFLSAKSKEARDK, encoded by the exons ATGGACATCAAGGCAACGGAGACGAAGACGGCGGTGGGGTGGGAGTGGAAGGCTCCCGCATCGATGGTGTTGGTGCAGCTGTTCATCACGGGGATGATCCTGCTGTCCAAGGTGTCCATCGGTGGTGGCATGTTCATCTTCGCCCTCCTCGCCTACCGCAGTCTTTTCGGCGCCGCCTTCATTCTCCCATTGGCGCTCATCTTTGAAAG GGGCAAGTGGAGGGAGATGGGTTGGCACGCTACGGGATGGATCTTCCTCAACGCCTTCATCGG GTATGCGGTGCCAATGAGCCTATACTACTATGGTCTCAGTGATACAACGCCAACTTATGCTGTCATCTTTCTGAACATAATTCCGCTGGTCACATTCATTCTCTCGCTTGTCTTCAG aatggaGACATTGCAAATCTGGAGCATAGCTGGATCAATGAAGATTGTAGCCGTTGTGCTCTCGGTTGGAGGCACAATGCTCATCAGCCTTTACAAGGGCAAGACACTGCATCTCTGGGATCGCATTATGAAGCACCACCACGAGGGACAACAAACCACAGAGGTTGCAGGCAATCATCTAAGAGGGACAATATTCTTGGTAGGCAGCAGCATCACACTTGCTTGCTGGTACCTGATTCAG TCAAAGGTTATGAAGGTGTATCCATACAAATACTGGTCGTCTATGGTGACATGCTTTGTTGGAGGATTTCAAACCGCGCTAGTTGGAATAATATTGAGTAGAGACAAGAACACGTGGAAGCTAGGATGGGATCTGAACCTTATGACCATCTTCTACTCA GGGGCACTTGCAACGGCGGGGAAATATAACCTGAACTCATGGGTCGTGGCCAAGCGAGGTCCAGCATATCCTCCAATGTTTAGCCCATTGTCAGTGGTATTCACAGTTTTGTTGGACTCAATCTTCATAGGCGATGAGATTACAGTAGGAAG CCTGTTCGGCACAATAGTGGTAATTGTTGGGCTCTACATTTTCCTATCGGCAAAATCAAAAGAGGCGCGGGACAAGTAG